In one Bacteroides intestinalis DSM 17393 genomic region, the following are encoded:
- a CDS encoding glycoside hydrolase family 76 protein → MNSKQVFFGLLVCIAALTGCDTRKQVVVGNELSLTRAKQTLDSLYQNYSAPGTCLLRENYPSNVGDYTATYLASEEQKNMPNQYSYLWPYSGTFSAVSALYEVTQDTLYKSLLDKKVLVGLEEYFDTQRAPEAYASYIRTAPQSDRFYDDNVWLGIDFTDTYLATKEDKYLQKAKLIWKFIESGMDDNLGGGIYWCEQKKGSKNTCSNAPGSVLALKLFKATQDSAYLKRGEQLYKWTQAQLQDSTDYLYFDNISLNGRIGKAKFAYNSGQMMQSASLLYQLTGKEEYLTDAQNIAQACHNYFFTDYTPEHGEAFRMIKQGDVWFTAVMLRGFIELYHIDHNKTYLDSFNKSLDHAWEHARDEKGLFNTDFTGNNRNERKWLLTQAAMVEMYARLAAIQ, encoded by the coding sequence ATGAACTCAAAACAAGTATTCTTCGGGCTATTGGTATGCATAGCCGCACTGACCGGTTGCGACACCCGGAAACAGGTAGTCGTAGGCAATGAACTCTCCCTGACACGGGCCAAGCAAACATTGGATTCCCTATACCAGAACTACTCTGCTCCCGGCACATGCCTGCTTCGCGAAAATTATCCTTCGAATGTCGGTGACTACACCGCAACCTATCTGGCATCCGAAGAACAAAAGAATATGCCCAACCAATACTCCTACTTATGGCCTTATTCCGGCACCTTCTCCGCAGTAAGCGCTTTATATGAAGTCACACAAGATACCCTCTACAAATCACTGCTCGACAAGAAGGTATTAGTAGGCTTAGAAGAGTATTTCGATACCCAGAGAGCACCCGAAGCTTACGCTTCCTACATCCGCACAGCTCCCCAATCCGACCGTTTCTACGATGATAATGTCTGGCTGGGCATTGACTTCACCGACACCTATTTAGCAACTAAAGAAGATAAATACCTTCAGAAAGCAAAACTCATCTGGAAGTTTATAGAAAGCGGCATGGATGATAACTTAGGTGGTGGCATCTACTGGTGCGAACAAAAGAAGGGCTCCAAGAATACCTGTTCCAATGCTCCCGGCTCAGTCCTCGCATTGAAACTCTTTAAGGCTACCCAGGATAGTGCTTACCTGAAGCGAGGGGAACAACTGTACAAATGGACCCAAGCCCAACTACAAGATTCTACAGACTACCTGTACTTTGACAATATATCCCTGAATGGGAGAATAGGTAAAGCCAAGTTTGCCTACAACAGCGGACAAATGATGCAATCCGCCTCTTTACTATATCAACTCACCGGAAAAGAGGAGTATCTGACCGATGCACAAAATATAGCTCAGGCATGCCATAATTACTTCTTTACGGACTATACCCCGGAACATGGCGAAGCATTCAGAATGATCAAGCAAGGAGATGTATGGTTTACTGCCGTCATGCTAAGGGGGTTCATCGAACTTTATCATATAGACCACAATAAAACCTATCTGGATTCTTTCAATAAGAGTCTGGACCACGCCTGGGAACATGCCCGCGATGAGAAAGGTCTTTTCAACACCGACTTCACCGGCAATAACCGGAATGAACGGAAATGGCTTCTCACACAAGCTGCCATGGTAGAAATGTATGCCCGCCTTGCAGCTATCCAATAA
- a CDS encoding AAA family ATPase yields the protein MSNYRYTLSDYNAIKEADIAINGITVLAGENGCGKSTLSRWLYYLINGFNRFDEFAYNDLLKQIQDCLRKPDRVRRDIVNRGDENINVTYSRLLETRVVYGDIESLFHASLDVLASFRKELISYMNSGDEGNKNRILTYLAIPLDGGITLDDYCDDLENIVTAAYVNILDDLRMHPVGRLQGYIYEYLIEEGIFDPPASIQLYEDQIPLLAERCFSMPYMLHRAIYIDTPMALAVEGSELNHWKELANMMLSSTGTNIPERNRLLLARIMRSINGKISVDKGWFKNDELHYHRTDGLDITLASTATGIKSFAYLQRLLENGYLNEESLLLIDEPEAHLHPQWIVEFARLLVLLHKQVGLKIIVASHNPDMVSAIQSIARKEGVLQNTCFYQAERASEDSMQYVYKNLGSDISEIFKSFNIAISRIQDYGSTGLSE from the coding sequence ATGAGTAATTACAGATATACATTATCCGATTATAATGCGATTAAAGAAGCAGATATTGCTATTAATGGCATAACTGTGCTTGCCGGAGAAAATGGATGTGGAAAAAGTACATTGTCCCGTTGGCTTTATTATCTGATTAATGGTTTTAACAGGTTTGATGAGTTTGCTTATAACGACTTGTTGAAGCAGATACAAGATTGCTTGCGTAAGCCGGATCGAGTGCGTAGAGATATAGTGAATCGAGGAGATGAGAATATCAATGTTACCTATAGCCGCTTGCTGGAGACCAGAGTTGTATATGGGGATATTGAAAGTCTTTTTCATGCGAGTTTGGATGTGTTAGCCTCTTTCCGGAAAGAGTTAATAAGTTATATGAATAGTGGTGACGAGGGGAATAAAAATCGAATTCTGACATATCTTGCTATACCATTGGATGGAGGTATTACTTTGGATGATTACTGTGATGATTTAGAGAATATTGTTACGGCTGCATACGTTAATATTTTAGATGACTTAAGGATGCATCCGGTTGGGAGATTACAAGGGTATATCTATGAATATCTGATTGAAGAAGGAATCTTTGATCCTCCTGCTTCTATTCAGTTATATGAAGACCAGATTCCTCTTTTGGCAGAACGGTGTTTCAGTATGCCTTATATGTTGCATAGAGCAATATATATTGATACCCCTATGGCATTAGCAGTAGAAGGATCAGAGTTAAATCATTGGAAAGAGTTGGCGAATATGATGCTTAGCTCCACGGGAACTAATATACCGGAGCGGAATAGACTTCTTTTAGCCCGGATAATGCGTTCCATTAATGGTAAGATTTCAGTGGATAAGGGATGGTTTAAGAATGACGAATTACATTATCATCGTACTGACGGACTGGATATCACGCTTGCGTCTACAGCCACCGGAATCAAGTCATTCGCTTACTTGCAACGTTTGCTTGAAAATGGATACTTGAATGAAGAGTCTCTTTTGCTTATTGATGAACCTGAGGCGCATCTTCATCCTCAATGGATTGTAGAATTTGCTCGTTTACTGGTGTTGCTTCATAAACAAGTAGGGCTCAAAATAATAGTTGCAAGCCATAATCCTGATATGGTATCTGCTATTCAGTCAATAGCCCGTAAAGAGGGCGTATTACAGAATACCTGTTTCTATCAGGCAGAGAGAGCTTCAGAAGATTCCATGCAGTATGTCTATAAGAACTTAGGCAGCGATATAAGTGAAATCTTTAAGTCATTCAATATTGCTATTTCACGTATACAGGATTATGGTTCAACTGGTCTGTCAGAATGA